A portion of the Euwallacea similis isolate ESF13 chromosome 8, ESF131.1, whole genome shotgun sequence genome contains these proteins:
- the LOC136410561 gene encoding zinc finger and BTB domain-containing protein 41 codes for MTSVTIPSSTGLLQHGGYPSTREQISNSTSNFQQSRNSKRCRNIPSASESSKKRRKQSTPIRIFNSEPGLTEAFSSNSSYLDGKTVESFDNIELRCPSCSLTFESEEQLDKHNICEHRHVKPKKELEDDLGTSTPSTSFEDSPLCLTLQKSDMQWTDELRNKDWLQNNLHTMSLNSTNPVFMAMSQYGQAENIQIKPIRIFNLDAYCGLCNKEFCNKYFLKTHKANKHGIYSDVSSNEQLPSSGNNPSYVSNVNLKPLGAVQSPEVTVKTDNKSISLLNPYSVAFPCGFTNKPKQSVPAYPDSEFNDVQNRVSTSTSNGPSSSSESDKVTAEDQMAEVCGSHSNVQTETTSIKNESDDNLLFYDSVKMSPSQSSRELDLTSRLRRIGVMNPKAFCEMCNKEYCNKYFLRTHKMKRHGIYIAEEKDQKSEGSNNHSWSFTTQTSPLNLIVTEQQQMSDRKTTSPSEISCDMCGIKFQNSSLAQLHNSTVHRRMSPKEFEGSLEAGTRLVQHSSEVSEEQMKNDERCITATPEKSLNPETISEDLQKLQTMILQLNDIDVSRVATNCNLCNKRFENRFFLHAHMVAEHGLLLEDTADFEKGADSENSNNNTLCDLCGKDFQNGEEMKKHILEIHSTATATPEGSKEECAGAELMTDKSTSKLFMPNSNVPERRLSVNVTPTSSYCEICNKELCNKYFMKTHMQRMHGIEIESGAQIGGVVCDICNKELCSKYFLRVHKHNTHGIVEYGASIIQPKKPEEAAPHPRTSTPEPEPMNPKPGDLADLSQRYFTHFTEVCPICSRRFRSTKWLKAHLISDHGQTGLEKWSELEQLHQSFGHNQKQSKPIKIERASPSPKTPNGSSDLASKSFGIQNVLSTVFDEINAKPYQCSFCTFSSPLLPMLFIHERTHSINENSPFKCPICPQSFLERDLFQRHLYNHQPVLPFHPSFNGHTDANQDQQTQDNSEDGHKEGATVEEEPDTPKKNSSKFELPLEVSQSLQNAARKAQLPATYALPQANRDLQNDENSSELPGYVMQAFLLEDSASDRRVVPSVVFLPMLQRQPAPLTVTFTLTPA; via the coding sequence CATCAAAGAAACGCAGAAAACAATCTACTCCCATTAGAATCTTCAATTCCGAACCAGGGTTGACAGAGGCGTTCAGTTCCAACTCGTCCTATTTGGATGGAAAAACCGTAGAATCCTTCGATAATATTGAATTGCGATGCCCCTCATGCAGCTTAACGTTCGAATCCGAAGAGCAGCTGGATAAACATAACATTTGCGAACATCGACATGTCAAGCCGAAAAAGGAACTGGAAGATGATCTGGGAACCAGCACTCCTTCAACGTCATTTGAAGATTCACCTTTATGCCTGACGCTACAGAAATCTGATATGCAATGGACAGATGAGCTGCGAAATAAAGACTGGCTACAGAACAACCTGCATACCATGTCCTTGAACTCTACAAATCCCGTATTCATGGCCATGTCTCAATACGGCCAGGCTGAGAACATACAAATTAAGCCAATCCGGATCTTCAACTTGGATGCCTATTGTGGACTGTGCAATAAGGAGTTTTGTAATAAGTACTTTCTCAAAACCCACAAAGCCAATAAACACGGTATTTACAGTGATGTATCGAGTAACGAGCAACTTCCATCTAGTGGAAACAATCCATCCTACGTAAGCAACGTGAATTTGAAGCCACTAGGCGCCGTACAGAGCCCTGAAGTAACTGTAAAGACCGATAATAAATCTATAAGTTTATTGAATCCCTACAGTGTGGCCTTTCCGTGTGGATTCACGAACAAACCCAAACAATCCGTGCCGGCTTATCCAGACAGCGAATTTAACGATGTCCAGAATCGGGTTTCAACTTCGACATCTAATGGCCCATCATCATCCAGCGAGAGCGACAAAGTAACTGCTGAAGACCAAATGGCCGAAGTGTGCGGCAGCCACAGTAACGTTCAAACCGAAACTACCTCAATCAAAAACGAATCAGACGACAACCTCTTATTTTATGATTCTGTGAAGATGTCACCAAGTCAGTCCAGCCGAGAACTTGATCTGACCAGTCGCCTTAGGAGAATAGGCGTCATGAATCCCAAAGCCTTTTGCGAAATGTGCAACAAAGAGTATTgcaacaaatattttctgcGCACGCATAAGATGAAACGCCATGGAATCTACATTGCCGAGGAAAAGGATCAAAAATCGGAAGGTTCGAACAACCACTCGTGGTCCTTCACCACGCAAACTAGTCCCTTAAATCTGATCGTGACCGAGCAGCAACAAATGAGCGATCGAAAAACTACGTCACCTAGCGAAATCAGTTGCGACATGTGCGGGATTAAGTTCCAAAACAGCAGCTTGGCTCAGTTGCACAATAGCACAGTACACAGAAGAATGTCCCCAAAGGAGTTTGAAGGCAGTCTAGAAGCTGGCACTAGGTTGGTTCAGCATAGTTCGGAGGTCAGCGAAGAGCAAATGAAAAATGACGAGAGATGCATAACCGCAACACCAGAGAAGTCTCTAAATCCTGAAACCATTAGCGAAGACTTGCAGAAGCTGCAGACCATGATCCTTCAACTAAATGACATTGATGTCTCTAGGGTTGCAACCAATTGCAACCTTTGCAATAAAAGATTCGAAAATCGCTTTTTTCTGCATGCTCACATGGTGGCTGAGCATGGGCTGCTTCTGGAAGACACTGCGGATTTCGAAAAAGGAGCCGACTCTGAGAACAGCAACAACAACACTCTATGCGACCTGTGCGGAAAGGACTTCCAGAATGGCGAGGAGATGAAGAAGCACATTCTGGAAATCCATTCCACTGCCACTGCAACTCCTGAAGGCTCCAAGGAGGAATGTGCTGGTGCCGAGCTTATGACAGATAAATCCACTAGCAAACTGTTTATGCCGAATAGCAATGTACCAGAAAGACGCTTATCAGTCAACGTAACTCCCACTAGCAGTTACTGCGAGATATGCAACAAGGAACTCTGCAACAAGTACTTTATGAAAACCCACATGCAGAGAATGCACGGCATTGAGATCGAAAGCGGGGCTCAAATCGGCGGAGTCGTTTGCGACATTTGCAACAAGGAGCTTTGcagcaaatattttcttcgCGTTCACAAGCACAACACCCATGGCATCGTTGAGTATGGCGCCAGCATTATCCAGCCGAAAAAACCAGAGGAAGCTGCTCCTCATCCACGTACTTCTACTCCAGAACCTGAACCCATGAATCCTAAGCCTGGAGATCTCGCTGACTTAAGCCAACGCTATTTTACTCATTTCACGGAAGTGTGTCCCATCTGCAGCAGAAGATTTCGCAGCACGAAATGGCTGAAAGCCCACCTGATCAGCGACCACGGTCAAACGGGCCTCGAGAAATGGTCCGAGTTGGAGCAGCTGCACCAATCATTTGGCCACAATCAAAAGCAAAGCAAACCTATAAAAATAGAGCGCGCAAGCCCCAGCCCGAAAACCCCTAATGGAAGCAGCGACTTGGCCTCAAAGTCGTTTGGAATTCAAAACGTGCTCTCTAcagtttttgatgaaatcaaCGCAAAGCCCTACCAATGTTCTTTTTGCACGTTCTCTTCCCCGTTGCTACCAATGCTGTTCATCCACGAGAGAACTCATTCCATCAACGAAAACAGCCCGTTCAAGTGCCCTATTTGCCCCCAATCATTCCTGGAAAGAGATTTGTTTCAACGCCACCTGTACAACCACCAACCAGTATTACCATTTCATCCATCCTTTAACGGTCACACAGACGCAAATCAGGATCAACAAACTCAGGATAACTCAGAAGATGGCCATAAAGAGGGCGCCACAGTAGAAGAAGAACCGGACACCCCAAAGAAGAATTCTTCAAAGTTCGAACTGCCACTGGAGGTAAGTCAATCGCTTCAAAATGCCGCAAGAAAAGCCCAACTTCCAGCCACTTATGCCTTACCACAAGCCAACAGAGATTTGCAGAATGACGAAAATTCTTCAGAATTGCCCGGGTATGTAATGCAAGCTTTTTTACTGGAAGATTCTGCGTCTGATCGCAGAGTGGTGCCATCAGTAGTTTTTCTACCAATGCTCCAAAGACAACCTGCACCCTTAACCGTTACTTTTACCCTTACGCCGGCCTAA